A section of the Bombus huntii isolate Logan2020A chromosome 5, iyBomHunt1.1, whole genome shotgun sequence genome encodes:
- the LOC126865613 gene encoding keratin-associated protein 19-2-like, protein MKTTLIVLVVVLATTFAYPAYPGYSDYPGYPDVGEQVPDVPDVPLSRNVREANPDPSHFGYGGLGGFGGLGGFGGFGGHGRFGGYGGYGGYGGHGGYGGYGGYPYGGGSSSSAHAGSISSPFGSASFASAKAGGYGYGR, encoded by the exons ATGAAGACTACACTAATCGTTTTGGTCGTCGTGTTGGCTACCACTTTCGCTTATCCTGCATACCCTGGCTACTCTGACTATCCTGGCTACCCTGACGTTGGAGAGCAAG TTCCAGATGTTCCAGACGTCCCACTATCGAGGAATGTTAGAGAGGCAAATCCAGATCCCAGCCACTTCGGTTACGGTGGACTCGGTGGATTCGGTGGACTCGGTGGATTCGGTGGATTCGGTGGACACGGTAGATTCGGTGGATACGGTGGATACGGTGGATACGGTGGACACGGTGGATACGGTGGATACGGAGGCTATCCCTATGGAGGCGGTAGTTCTTCGTCTGCTCACGCCGGTTCCATCAGCTCCCCATTCGGAAGCGCATCTTTCGCGAGCGCGAAGGCCGG AGGCTACGGATATGGGCGATAA
- the LOC126865599 gene encoding uncharacterized protein LOC126865599, with the protein MAQWISFVLLVVATTIAVTESRAIPAEPVSVMLDPYGNPIVFLREKRTAAHPYPHRAMMFTGYYRPVRRSSHGGQATGVFAQGNAVSGEAFFTGMQPPHLKNGPEPIEESEVSSAEAQAAPEAADSYSDDEQTQVQQEEVYQPEEHRPQEGNVPQDEVNHPQGDQHQQEDEQQHHKQHAALPAQEQPESIPAFTTEAAPVTPAAEPVYKSTEVVPNRPKAQHGKKNKKTPVVVVDDDEEEDEDDDDELSVPFVPFKGNRRRQNYPNLNNFFPMVFSFPGGSSRAGSSEGSPPGAVTAIANSYSTGKGGVASSVATAYGGSPNGKKRRPPPSEE; encoded by the exons ATGGCGCAGTGGATCAGCTTCGTCCTCCTCGTCGTGGCGACGACGATCGCGGTAACGGAGTCCAGGGCTATTCCTGCTGAACCTG TTTCAGTGATGTTAGATCCTTACGGGAACCCCATAGTTTTCCTGCGAGAGAAGAGGACAGCCGCGCATCCATATCCCCATAGAGCGATGATGTTCACCGGATACTACAGACCCGTGCGACGTTCGAGTCACGGTGGCCAGGCGACTGGTGTGTTCGCCCAAGGAAACGCTGTGAGCGGCGAGGCATTTTTCACTGGCATGCAGCCGCCGCATTTGAAGAACGGCCCGGAACCGATCGAGGAATCGGAAGTGTCGAGCGCTGAGGCTCAAGCAGCGCCTGAGGCTGCTGATTCTTATAGCGACGACGAACAAACTCAAGTACAACAGGAAGAAGTGTATCAGCCTGAGGAGCATCGTCCACAGGAAGGAAATGTTCCGCAGGATGAGGTAAATCATCCTCAAGGGGACCAGCACCAGCAGGAGGACGAACAGCAACATCATAAACAGCATGCTGCTCTGCCTGCCCAG GAGCAACCGGAATCGATTCCCGCGTTCACCACCGAGGCGGCCCCGGTAACTCCAGCCGCAGAGCCGGTCTACAAGAGCACAGAAGTGGTCCCGAACCGTCCGAAGGCTCAGCATGGAAAAAAGAACAAGAAGACCCCTGTCGTCGTTGTGGACGatgacgaggaagaagacgaggATGACGACGATGAACTGTCCGTTCCTTTCGTTCCCTTCAAGGGCAATCGTCGCCGACAAAACTACCCGAACCTGAACAACTTCTTCCCCATGGTGTTCAGCTTCCCTGGTGGGTCTTCTCGAGCTGGATCCTCCGAAGGATCTCCCCCTGGCGCCGTGACCGCCATTGCTAACAGTTACTCTACTGGAAAAGGTGGTGTCGCGAGTTCGGTAGCAACTGCTTACGGTGGATCCCCTAATGG GAAAAAGCGGCGTCCTCCGCCATCCGAGGAGTAA
- the LOC126865608 gene encoding uncharacterized protein LOC126865608 isoform X2: protein MDPEERDFAGTVRQDFGPSKKLKQNIHLGKMINFLSLLVLTLTCVIVHAQQTSDQKPVFGQTFDEIVVSSDLNVRRKSKESRQGKRLTNIPSGTTGPPEKSTVLASRFISNDGSQITWEKTQTKREISNLQKRYLDMGITGFLLNSRKR, encoded by the exons ATGGATCCTGAGGAACGTGATTTCGCGGGAAC cGTTAGACAAGATTTCGGACCTTCCAAAAAATTGAAGCAAAACATCCATCTCGgcaaaatgataaattttctGTCCCTTCTGGTGCTTACTCTGACTTGCGTAATTGTCCACGCCCAACAAACATCTGATCAAAAAC CTGTTTTTGGGCAGACGTTTGACGAAATCGTGGTCTCGTCGGATCTGAATGTCAGAAGAAAATCCAAAGAAAGCCGTCAAGGTAAAAGGTTGACCAATATACCTTCAGGAACCACGGGTCCACCAGAAAAATCCACCGTGCTCGCGTCCAGGTTCATTTCGAATGACGGCAGTCAAATTACTTGGGAAAAAACCCAAACGAAacgtgaaatttcaaatttgcaGAAGAG GTATCTGGACATGGGCATCACAGGATTCTTGCTGAACTCTCGGAAACGATGA
- the LOC126865608 gene encoding uncharacterized protein LOC126865608 isoform X1 produces MYSVRTIREAPPSGPLPPVCSYSPRTIANSRCSLQAFRGIVLAFLVRLSARKVSSGLSCRVRQDFGPSKKLKQNIHLGKMINFLSLLVLTLTCVIVHAQQTSDQKPVFGQTFDEIVVSSDLNVRRKSKESRQGKRLTNIPSGTTGPPEKSTVLASRFISNDGSQITWEKTQTKREISNLQKRYLDMGITGFLLNSRKR; encoded by the exons ATGTACAGTGTGCGAACGATCCGCGAGGCGCCTCCTTCTGGACCCTTACCCCCGGTCTGTTCCTATTCACCACGCACTATAGCAAATTCGCGATGCTCTCTTCAAGCCTTCCGCGGCATTGTGCTCGCATTTCTCGTGCGGTTGTCGGCTCGGAAAGTATCTTCTGGCTTGAGCTGTCG cGTTAGACAAGATTTCGGACCTTCCAAAAAATTGAAGCAAAACATCCATCTCGgcaaaatgataaattttctGTCCCTTCTGGTGCTTACTCTGACTTGCGTAATTGTCCACGCCCAACAAACATCTGATCAAAAAC CTGTTTTTGGGCAGACGTTTGACGAAATCGTGGTCTCGTCGGATCTGAATGTCAGAAGAAAATCCAAAGAAAGCCGTCAAGGTAAAAGGTTGACCAATATACCTTCAGGAACCACGGGTCCACCAGAAAAATCCACCGTGCTCGCGTCCAGGTTCATTTCGAATGACGGCAGTCAAATTACTTGGGAAAAAACCCAAACGAAacgtgaaatttcaaatttgcaGAAGAG GTATCTGGACATGGGCATCACAGGATTCTTGCTGAACTCTCGGAAACGATGA
- the LOC126865608 gene encoding uncharacterized protein LOC126865608 isoform X3, whose amino-acid sequence MYRCVRQDFGPSKKLKQNIHLGKMINFLSLLVLTLTCVIVHAQQTSDQKPVFGQTFDEIVVSSDLNVRRKSKESRQGKRLTNIPSGTTGPPEKSTVLASRFISNDGSQITWEKTQTKREISNLQKRYLDMGITGFLLNSRKR is encoded by the exons ATGTATCGTTG cGTTAGACAAGATTTCGGACCTTCCAAAAAATTGAAGCAAAACATCCATCTCGgcaaaatgataaattttctGTCCCTTCTGGTGCTTACTCTGACTTGCGTAATTGTCCACGCCCAACAAACATCTGATCAAAAAC CTGTTTTTGGGCAGACGTTTGACGAAATCGTGGTCTCGTCGGATCTGAATGTCAGAAGAAAATCCAAAGAAAGCCGTCAAGGTAAAAGGTTGACCAATATACCTTCAGGAACCACGGGTCCACCAGAAAAATCCACCGTGCTCGCGTCCAGGTTCATTTCGAATGACGGCAGTCAAATTACTTGGGAAAAAACCCAAACGAAacgtgaaatttcaaatttgcaGAAGAG GTATCTGGACATGGGCATCACAGGATTCTTGCTGAACTCTCGGAAACGATGA
- the LOC126865829 gene encoding uncharacterized protein LOC126865829, producing MIIVRFFPRQTSERLNLIEMTTRIVSLFVLCAVMCQTCLAKPAKVLQNPESLSPVQQEEAISTVSDNKREQRSPQFGFLNGDYSDSDLDFEEGERSFKHHYKHHHKPAGCRDYPCGQYPGYALCQRLFVSFFVLDILRSYVPPVYPSYPTQSGASGSFATASAGSINANGPTGGQSHSNAQSASFNFGPYSASFSVAESSSGQKF from the exons ATGATTATCGTTCGGTTCTTTCCACGTCAAACGTCTGAACGGTTGAACCTCATCGAAATGACCACACGCATCGTCTCGCTGTTCGTGCTGTGCGCGGTAATGTGCCAGACGTGTCTCGCAAAACCAGCAAAAGTGCTCCAGAATCCAGAATCTTTGAGCCCTGTGCAACAGGAAGAGGCGATATCCACAGTTTCTG ATAACAAGAGGGAACAACGATCGCCGCAGTTCGGATTTTTGAACGGAGATTACTCAGACTCTGACTTGGATTTCGAAGAAGGAGAACGTAGCTTTAAACATCACTACAAGCATCATCACAAACCAGCAGGCTGTAGAGATTATCCTTGTGGACAATATCCAGGGTACGCTTTATGTCAACgattattcgtttctttttttgtctTAGATATACTTAGAtc ATACGTGCCACCTGTTTATCCATCATATCCAACACAGAGTGGTGCATCAGGGTCTTTCGCCACAGCTTCCGCAGGATCCATCAACGCAAATGGACCCACCGGGGGACAAAGTCACTCGAACGCACAAAGCGCCAGCTTCAACTTCGGACCGTATTCCGCATCTTTCAGCGTCGCTGAATCTTCTTCTGGCCAAAAGTTTTAA